Proteins encoded in a region of the Streptomyces liliiviolaceus genome:
- the argJ gene encoding bifunctional glutamate N-acetyltransferase/amino-acid acetyltransferase ArgJ has translation MSVTAAKGFTAAGIAAGIKENGNPDLALVVNDGPRLAAAGVFTSNRVKAAPVLWSEQVLKGGRLTAVVLNSGGANACTGPKGFQDTHATAEKVAGVLGQNAAEVAVASTGLIGILLPMDKLLPGIEQAAAALSEHGGEKAAIAIKTTDTVHKTSVVQGDGWTVGGMAKGAGMLAPGLATMLVVLTTDADVDSDSLDKALRAATKVTFDRVDSDGCMSTNDTVLLLASGASEVTPEYAEFAEAVRAVCDDLGQQLIRDAEGAGKDIRIEVVNAASEDDAVEVGRSIARNNLLKCAIHGEDPNWGRVLSAIGTTSAAFEPDLLNVAINGVWVCKNGSVGEDRDQVDMRYREVHIVADLAAGTETATIWTNDLTAEYVHENSAYSS, from the coding sequence GTGAGTGTCACGGCAGCCAAGGGGTTCACGGCGGCCGGCATCGCCGCCGGGATCAAGGAGAACGGCAACCCCGATCTGGCCCTCGTGGTCAACGACGGGCCCCGCCTCGCCGCCGCGGGCGTCTTCACCTCCAACCGCGTCAAGGCCGCGCCGGTGCTGTGGTCCGAGCAGGTCCTCAAGGGCGGCCGGCTGACCGCCGTCGTCCTCAACTCCGGCGGCGCCAACGCCTGTACGGGACCCAAGGGCTTCCAGGACACGCACGCCACCGCCGAGAAGGTGGCCGGGGTGCTCGGCCAGAACGCCGCCGAAGTGGCCGTGGCCTCCACCGGGCTCATCGGCATCCTGCTCCCCATGGACAAGCTCCTGCCGGGCATCGAGCAGGCCGCCGCGGCCCTGTCGGAACACGGCGGCGAGAAGGCCGCCATCGCCATCAAGACCACCGACACCGTCCACAAGACCTCGGTCGTGCAGGGCGACGGCTGGACCGTCGGCGGCATGGCCAAGGGCGCGGGCATGCTCGCCCCCGGCCTCGCCACGATGCTCGTCGTCCTCACCACGGACGCCGACGTCGACAGCGACAGTCTCGACAAGGCGCTGCGGGCGGCCACCAAGGTCACCTTCGACCGCGTCGACTCCGACGGCTGCATGTCCACGAACGACACCGTGCTGCTGCTCGCGTCCGGCGCCTCCGAGGTCACCCCCGAGTACGCGGAGTTCGCCGAAGCGGTACGGGCCGTCTGCGACGACCTCGGCCAGCAGCTGATCCGGGACGCCGAGGGCGCGGGCAAGGACATCAGGATCGAGGTCGTGAACGCGGCCAGCGAGGACGACGCCGTCGAGGTGGGCCGCTCCATCGCCCGCAACAACCTCCTCAAGTGCGCCATCCACGGCGAGGACCCCAACTGGGGCCGCGTGCTCTCCGCCATCGGCACGACCTCCGCCGCCTTCGAGCCCGACCTGCTGAACGTCGCCATCAACGGCGTCTGGGTCTGCAAGAACGGTTCTGTGGGCGAGGACCGCGACCAGGTCGACATGCGCTACCGGGAGGTCCACATCGTCGCCGACCTCGCCGCGGGCACCGAGACCGCAACGATCTGGACCAACGACCTCACCGCGGAGTACGTCCACGAGAACAGCGCGTACTCGTCATGA
- a CDS encoding arginine repressor, producing the protein MTQAQDHDSAGPAVPQTRTARHRRIVDILNRQPVRSQSQLAKLLSDDGLHVTQATLSRDLDELNAVKIRNNDGDLIYAVPSEGGFRTPRAPLGESAKEERMRRLSAELLISAEASANLVVLRTPPGAAQFLASAIDQAELQDILGTIAGDDTLLLISRDPTGGQALADHLLRLAQNHH; encoded by the coding sequence ATGACTCAGGCGCAGGATCACGACAGCGCGGGACCCGCGGTTCCGCAGACCCGCACCGCACGCCACCGCCGGATCGTGGACATCCTCAACCGGCAGCCCGTGCGCTCGCAGAGCCAGTTGGCGAAGCTGCTCTCCGACGACGGGCTGCACGTCACGCAGGCGACGCTGTCCCGGGACCTCGACGAGCTGAACGCGGTGAAGATCCGCAACAACGACGGCGACCTGATCTACGCGGTGCCGAGCGAGGGGGGTTTCCGGACGCCGCGTGCTCCGCTGGGGGAGTCGGCGAAGGAGGAGCGGATGCGGCGGCTCTCCGCGGAGCTGCTGATCTCCGCGGAGGCGTCGGCGAACCTGGTGGTTCTGCGTACTCCTCCGGGGGCCGCGCAGTTCCTCGCCTCGGCCATCGACCAGGCGGAGTTGCAGGACATCCTGGGGACGATCGCGGGGGACGACACGCTGCTGCTGATCAGCCGCGACCCGACGGGCGGGCAGGCCTTGGCGGACCACTTGCTGCGCTTGGCCCAGAACCACCACTGA
- a CDS encoding ferredoxin reductase family protein — MRRIRPRRSPAIPLLIAVWAGAAGVVWLWWSNTPAIADDKGRILNAGRITGLLAGYLMALVVLQMARVPALERRVGSDRVARWHAMSGRYMLCLVLAHIGLTMYGYALQANTGVVEQTIDSVKTLPDMGKAAIGTGLLLFIGLISVGGLRKRIPYDTWYHIHLLTYVSVYLSFWHQLSTGNDFAVEPAATTTWYVLYGAVTALVIWYRVITPVRLNLRHRMQVEEVVEEAPGIVSVLISGKRLHRIGAEPGQFFRWRFMAPGMRLSSHPYSLSAAPRPGLLRITVKALGDHSTALKGLKRGTRVWAEGPYGALTASRRSQGKVLLMAGGVGITPMRALFETLPAARGDLTLLYRANSTQDLALWDELSAIADERGARLMYAVNSPDGERPDINPETLRQKLPDIDDHDVFLCGPPGFAEGAYTALRGAGVPARRIHHESFEL, encoded by the coding sequence ATGCGCCGTATCCGCCCTCGCCGCTCCCCCGCCATCCCGTTGCTGATCGCCGTATGGGCGGGCGCGGCGGGAGTCGTCTGGCTCTGGTGGAGCAATACGCCGGCCATCGCCGACGACAAGGGCCGGATCCTGAACGCGGGCCGGATCACCGGTCTGCTCGCCGGGTATCTGATGGCCCTCGTCGTCCTGCAGATGGCCCGGGTGCCCGCCCTGGAACGCCGCGTCGGCTCGGACCGGGTCGCCCGCTGGCACGCCATGAGCGGCCGTTACATGCTCTGCCTCGTCCTCGCCCACATCGGCCTGACGATGTACGGCTACGCCCTCCAGGCGAACACCGGGGTCGTCGAGCAGACCATCGACTCGGTCAAGACCCTGCCCGACATGGGCAAGGCGGCGATCGGCACGGGTCTGCTGCTGTTCATCGGCCTGATCTCGGTGGGCGGACTGCGCAAGAGGATCCCGTACGACACCTGGTACCACATCCACCTGCTCACGTACGTGTCCGTGTACCTGTCGTTCTGGCACCAGCTGTCCACCGGCAACGACTTCGCCGTCGAGCCGGCCGCGACCACCACCTGGTACGTGCTGTACGGAGCCGTCACCGCGCTGGTGATCTGGTACCGGGTCATCACGCCGGTCCGGCTGAACCTGCGTCACCGGATGCAGGTCGAGGAGGTCGTCGAGGAGGCGCCCGGCATCGTCTCCGTGCTGATCAGCGGGAAGCGGCTGCACCGGATCGGTGCCGAGCCGGGGCAGTTCTTCCGCTGGCGGTTCATGGCGCCGGGCATGCGGCTCAGCTCGCACCCGTACTCGCTGTCGGCCGCGCCCCGCCCCGGGCTGCTGCGGATCACCGTCAAGGCGCTGGGCGACCACAGCACCGCGCTGAAGGGGCTCAAGCGGGGCACGCGGGTGTGGGCCGAGGGCCCCTACGGCGCGCTGACCGCGTCCCGGCGCAGCCAGGGCAAGGTGCTGCTGATGGCCGGCGGCGTGGGCATCACCCCGATGCGGGCGCTGTTCGAGACGCTGCCCGCGGCGCGGGGCGACCTCACCCTGCTGTACCGGGCCAACAGCACCCAGGACCTGGCGCTGTGGGACGAGTTGTCGGCCATCGCCGACGAGCGCGGCGCCCGGCTGATGTACGCGGTGAACAGCCCCGACGGGGAGCGCCCCGACATCAACCCGGAGACGCTGCGCCAGAAGCTGCCCGACATCGACGACCACGACGTGTTCCTGTGCGGGCCGCCCGGCTTCGCCGAGGGCGCGTACACCGCACTGCGCGGCGCCGGCGTGCCCGCCCGCCGCATCCACCACGAGTCCTTCGAACTCTGA
- a CDS encoding FMN-binding protein encodes MKKSHPLRRVVLAGAATVSGIVLLLALKPASDPAAASADGASQQQSASPQGSGGVQAAGGTQAQTLTGDVVKTDYGNVQVRITVAGGKITSAAALQSPTGGRSTTVSTDAVPKLNKAAVTAGSADIDAVSGATYTSGGYKKSLQSALDKAGAPGGGSAEASGTGGGTGGTGSATGGGSGSGDASGSGSGAAQAKTVTGKAVTTDYGPVQVRITVTGGKITKAEAVQQPKGGRSDQISGDAVPKLNAAAVAAGNADIDAVSGATYTSGGYKESLQSALDQAGG; translated from the coding sequence ATGAAGAAGAGCCATCCCCTGCGCCGCGTCGTGCTGGCCGGTGCCGCCACGGTGTCCGGCATCGTCCTGCTGCTGGCGCTGAAGCCGGCGTCGGACCCGGCGGCGGCGTCCGCCGACGGCGCGTCACAGCAGCAGTCGGCCTCCCCGCAAGGTTCTGGAGGAGTACAGGCGGCCGGGGGCACTCAGGCCCAGACCCTCACCGGTGACGTCGTCAAAACCGACTACGGCAACGTGCAGGTACGGATCACCGTGGCGGGCGGGAAGATCACCTCGGCCGCCGCCCTGCAGTCGCCGACCGGCGGGCGCAGTACAACGGTCAGCACCGACGCGGTGCCCAAGCTGAACAAGGCGGCGGTGACGGCCGGCAGCGCCGACATCGACGCCGTGTCCGGGGCGACCTACACCAGCGGCGGCTACAAGAAGTCGCTCCAGTCGGCGCTGGACAAGGCGGGGGCGCCGGGCGGCGGTTCGGCCGAGGCGAGCGGTACGGGTGGCGGGACCGGCGGCACGGGGAGCGCCACGGGTGGCGGCAGTGGTTCGGGCGACGCGAGCGGGTCCGGGTCCGGTGCCGCGCAGGCGAAGACCGTCACCGGCAAGGCGGTCACGACCGACTACGGGCCCGTGCAGGTACGGATCACCGTGACCGGCGGGAAGATCACCAAGGCCGAGGCGGTGCAGCAGCCCAAGGGCGGCCGCAGCGACCAGATCAGCGGGGACGCGGTGCCGAAGCTGAACGCGGCGGCGGTCGCCGCGGGCAACGCCGACATCGACGCGGTGTCCGGGGCCACCTACACCAGCGGCGGCTACAAGGAGTCCCTGCAGTCGGCGCTGGACCAGGCCGGTGGCTGA
- a CDS encoding acetylornithine transaminase, giving the protein MTANTANTANEELTQRWQGALMDNYGTPRLPLVRGAGTRLWDADGTEYLDFVGGIAVNALGHAHPAVVEAVSRQIASLGHVSNLFVAEPPVALAERLLQLFGREGRVYFCNSGAEAVEGAFKIGRLTGRPHMVATDGGFHGRTMGALSLTGQPGKRDPFLPLPGDVTHVPYGDPQALAAAVTEDTALVVIEPIQGENGVVVPPPGYLKAARAITAATGSLLVLDEVQTGVGRTGHWFEYQAHEGVLPDIVTLAKGLGGGLPLGATVAFGRAAQFLKPGHHGTTFGGNPVACAAGLAVLDTIESEGLLENVKRSGEKLREGIESLGHPLVDHVRGSGLLLGIVLTEPLAPRVQQAAQDAGLLVNAPAPDVVRLMPPLNITEDEVDTFLGALPGVLDTVTDGTNGSNGDGRTGE; this is encoded by the coding sequence ATGACCGCCAACACCGCCAACACTGCCAACGAGGAGCTCACCCAGCGCTGGCAGGGCGCGCTCATGGACAACTACGGCACCCCCCGGCTGCCGCTCGTCCGCGGCGCCGGCACCAGGCTGTGGGACGCCGACGGTACGGAGTACCTGGACTTCGTCGGCGGCATCGCGGTCAACGCGCTCGGTCACGCCCACCCGGCGGTCGTCGAGGCCGTGAGCCGGCAGATCGCGTCCCTCGGCCATGTCTCCAACCTCTTCGTCGCCGAGCCGCCCGTCGCGCTCGCCGAACGGCTCCTCCAGCTCTTCGGGCGGGAGGGCCGCGTGTACTTCTGCAACTCGGGGGCCGAGGCCGTCGAGGGCGCCTTCAAGATCGGCCGGCTGACCGGCCGCCCGCACATGGTCGCGACCGACGGCGGCTTCCACGGCCGCACCATGGGCGCGCTCTCGCTCACCGGCCAGCCGGGCAAGCGGGATCCGTTCCTCCCGCTGCCCGGCGACGTCACCCATGTCCCGTACGGGGACCCGCAGGCGCTGGCCGCCGCCGTCACCGAGGACACCGCGCTCGTCGTCATCGAGCCGATCCAGGGCGAGAACGGCGTCGTCGTGCCGCCCCCCGGCTATCTGAAGGCGGCCCGTGCCATCACCGCCGCCACCGGCAGCCTCCTCGTCCTGGACGAGGTGCAGACCGGGGTCGGCCGGACCGGGCACTGGTTCGAGTACCAGGCCCACGAGGGCGTCCTGCCGGACATCGTCACCCTCGCCAAGGGCCTCGGCGGCGGCCTGCCGCTCGGCGCGACCGTCGCCTTCGGGCGCGCCGCCCAGTTCCTGAAGCCCGGTCACCACGGCACGACGTTCGGCGGCAACCCGGTCGCCTGCGCCGCGGGGCTCGCCGTCCTCGACACGATCGAGTCCGAGGGCCTGCTGGAGAACGTGAAGCGGTCCGGCGAGAAGTTGCGCGAGGGAATCGAGTCCCTCGGACACCCGCTCGTCGACCATGTCCGGGGCTCGGGGCTCCTCCTGGGTATCGTGCTCACCGAGCCGCTCGCACCCCGAGTGCAACAGGCGGCTCAGGACGCCGGCCTCCTGGTGAACGCGCCCGCCCCCGATGTCGTACGGCTGATGCCGCCCCTGAACATCACCGAGGACGAGGTGGACACGTTCCTCGGGGCCCTTCCCGGTGTTCTCGACACGGTGACCGACGGGACCAACGGGTCCAACGGGGACGGACGAACCGGAGAATGA
- the argC gene encoding N-acetyl-gamma-glutamyl-phosphate reductase has protein sequence MAVRAAVAGASGYAGGELLRLLLVHPEIEIGALTGNSNAGQRLGALQPHLLPLADRVLQETTAEVLAGHEVVFLALPHGQSAAVAEQLGPEVLVVDMGADFRLKDAADWERFYGSPHAGTWPYGLPELPGARAALEGSRRIAVPGCYPTAVTLALVPAYTAGLAENEAVVVAASGTSGAGKSPKTHLLGSEVMGSMSPYGVGGGHRHTPEMIQNLGAVADGPVTVSFTPTLAPMSRGILATCSARAKPGVTAESVRAAYEKAYADEPFVHLLPEGQWPATASVHGSNAVQVQVAYDAAAGRIIAISAIDNLTKGTAGGALQSMNIALGLDEATGLSTIGVAP, from the coding sequence ATGGCGGTACGTGCGGCAGTGGCCGGAGCGAGTGGGTACGCGGGCGGGGAACTGCTGCGTCTGCTCCTGGTGCACCCCGAGATCGAGATCGGCGCCCTGACCGGCAACTCCAACGCGGGACAGCGACTCGGCGCCCTGCAGCCGCATCTGCTGCCGCTGGCCGACCGCGTACTCCAGGAGACCACGGCCGAGGTCCTCGCGGGGCACGAAGTCGTCTTTCTGGCGCTGCCCCACGGACAGTCCGCCGCCGTGGCCGAGCAGCTCGGCCCGGAGGTCCTCGTCGTCGACATGGGCGCCGACTTCCGGCTGAAGGACGCGGCCGACTGGGAGCGGTTCTACGGCTCACCGCACGCCGGGACCTGGCCCTACGGCCTCCCCGAGCTGCCGGGTGCCCGCGCGGCGCTGGAGGGGTCCAGGCGCATCGCGGTACCCGGTTGTTATCCGACGGCCGTCACCCTGGCGCTCGTCCCCGCGTACACGGCGGGCCTCGCCGAGAACGAGGCCGTCGTCGTCGCCGCGTCCGGCACGTCCGGCGCAGGCAAGTCCCCCAAGACGCATCTGCTCGGCAGCGAGGTCATGGGGTCCATGTCCCCGTACGGCGTCGGCGGCGGCCACCGGCACACCCCCGAGATGATCCAGAACCTCGGCGCGGTCGCGGACGGGCCCGTCACCGTCTCCTTCACCCCGACGCTCGCCCCGATGTCCCGGGGCATCCTCGCGACGTGCAGCGCCAGGGCGAAGCCCGGCGTCACCGCGGAGTCCGTACGGGCCGCCTACGAGAAGGCGTACGCGGACGAGCCGTTCGTGCACCTGCTGCCCGAGGGGCAGTGGCCGGCCACCGCGTCCGTCCACGGTTCCAACGCCGTTCAGGTGCAGGTCGCGTACGACGCCGCCGCGGGACGCATCATCGCGATCAGCGCCATCGACAACCTCACCAAGGGCACCGCGGGCGGTGCCCTCCAGAGCATGAACATCGCCCTCGGACTCGACGAGGCCACCGGGCTTTCCACGATCGGAGTCGCTCCGTGA
- the argB gene encoding acetylglutamate kinase yields MSATRKHTALPKAQILIEALPWLTRHNGKTVVIKFGGNAMIDEDLKAAFAQDVVFLRHAGLKPVVVHGGGPQISAALDRHGIVSEFKAGLRVTTEDAMDVVRMVLAGQVQRELVGLLNQHGPLAVGLTGEDAHTITAIKHQPEIDGELVDIGRVGEITAIDTGAIEALLADGRIPVVSSIARSQDDGHVYNVNADTAAAALAAALGAETLMVLTDVEGLYEDWPNSDEVISRLTAKELEKLLPELASGMVPKMEGCLHAVRNGVTTARVIDGRVQHSILLEIFTDEGIGTMVVPDAEGEADA; encoded by the coding sequence ATGAGCGCCACCCGTAAACACACCGCGCTGCCCAAGGCGCAGATCCTCATCGAGGCGCTGCCCTGGCTGACCCGGCACAACGGCAAGACCGTCGTCATCAAGTTCGGCGGCAACGCCATGATCGACGAGGACCTGAAGGCCGCGTTCGCCCAGGACGTCGTGTTCCTGCGCCACGCCGGGCTCAAGCCCGTGGTCGTGCACGGCGGCGGCCCGCAGATCAGCGCGGCCCTGGACCGGCACGGCATCGTCAGCGAGTTCAAGGCGGGCCTCAGGGTCACCACCGAGGACGCCATGGACGTCGTACGCATGGTGCTCGCCGGACAGGTCCAGCGCGAACTCGTCGGACTGCTCAACCAGCACGGTCCGCTCGCCGTGGGACTCACCGGCGAGGACGCGCACACCATCACCGCCATCAAGCACCAGCCCGAGATCGACGGGGAGTTGGTCGACATCGGGCGGGTGGGCGAGATCACCGCGATCGACACGGGCGCGATCGAGGCACTGCTCGCCGACGGCCGGATCCCGGTCGTCTCCTCGATCGCCCGTAGCCAGGACGACGGACATGTCTACAACGTCAATGCTGATACGGCGGCTGCGGCACTCGCTGCGGCGCTGGGCGCCGAGACACTGATGGTCCTCACCGACGTCGAGGGCCTCTACGAGGACTGGCCGAACTCCGACGAGGTCATCAGCCGGCTCACCGCCAAGGAGCTGGAGAAGCTGCTGCCCGAGCTGGCCAGCGGCATGGTGCCGAAGATGGAGGGCTGCCTGCACGCCGTGCGCAACGGCGTGACCACCGCCCGCGTGATCGACGGGCGGGTCCAGCACTCGATCCTGCTGGAGATCTTCACGGACGAAGGCATCGGCACGATGGTCGTGCCCGATGCGGAGGGGGAAGCCGACGCATGA
- a CDS encoding L,D-transpeptidase family protein gives MRPGAAVLASVSLLVLAAGPAPGDPPPLPERMADTGGGSQLITAQAARTSSTTGTVTWWDRRDGRWVKAGSAPARFGANGLVEGGSREQGTNTTPTGLYDLPYAFGIEPAPEGTRTPYRPVRQTSWWCQDNDSRSYNRWTDPRPADCRAAESEHLISYGTQYAYALVIGFNYRQPVRGRGAGIFLHVNGRGATAGCVSVPRDAMRHILNWAEPGRSPHIAIGTDAGPTALTGRSQPAH, from the coding sequence ATGCGCCCCGGAGCCGCCGTCCTCGCGTCCGTGTCCCTCCTCGTGCTCGCCGCGGGACCGGCCCCCGGCGACCCGCCCCCGCTGCCGGAGCGGATGGCGGACACGGGCGGCGGCAGCCAGCTCATCACCGCGCAGGCCGCCCGGACCTCCTCGACGACCGGCACGGTCACCTGGTGGGACCGTCGTGACGGGCGCTGGGTGAAGGCCGGTTCGGCGCCCGCGCGCTTCGGAGCCAACGGGCTCGTCGAGGGCGGCTCCCGCGAGCAGGGCACGAACACCACCCCGACCGGCCTGTACGACCTCCCGTACGCCTTCGGGATCGAACCGGCGCCCGAGGGGACGCGCACGCCGTACCGGCCGGTGCGGCAGACCTCCTGGTGGTGCCAGGACAACGACTCGCGCTCCTACAACCGGTGGACCGACCCCCGCCCGGCCGACTGCCGCGCCGCCGAGTCCGAGCACCTGATCTCGTACGGGACGCAGTACGCGTACGCCCTCGTCATCGGTTTCAACTACCGGCAGCCCGTGCGCGGGCGCGGTGCGGGGATCTTTCTGCACGTCAACGGGCGTGGGGCGACCGCCGGTTGTGTGTCCGTGCCCAGGGACGCCATGCGGCACATCCTGAACTGGGCCGAACCCGGCCGCAGTCCGCACATCGCCATCGGGACCGACGCCGGGCCGACCGCCCTCACCGGCCGCTCACAGCCGGCACACTGA
- the argH gene encoding argininosuccinate lyase has translation MSSNSGDVRLWGGRFADGPAEALAKLSASVHFDWRLAPYDIAGSRAHARVLHKAHLLDDDELTRMLAGLDRLEAAVADGSFVGTVADEDVHTALERGLLEQLGPDLGGKLRAGRSRNDQVATLFRMYLRDHARIIGGLIAELQDALVGLAEAHPDVAMPGRTHLQHAQPVLFAHHVLAHAQALSRDAERLRQWDDRTAVSPYGSGALAGSSLGLDPEAVAEDLGFENGSVGNSIDGTASRDFAAEFAFITAMIGVNLSRIAEEVIIWNTKEFSFVTLHDAFSTGSSIMPQKKNPDIAELARGKSGRLIGNLTGLMATLKALPLAYNRDLQEDKEPVFDSCDQLEVLLPAFTGMMATLTVHRERMEELAPAGFSLATDIAEWLVKQGVPFRVAHEVAGECVKAAEADGVELDGLTDEQFAKISAHLTPEVRSVLNVPGALASRSARGGTAPSAVAVQLTEVKSDVASQRAWATAKSKG, from the coding sequence GTGAGCAGCAACAGTGGTGACGTACGGCTCTGGGGCGGACGGTTCGCCGACGGTCCCGCCGAGGCACTGGCCAAGCTGTCCGCGTCCGTCCACTTCGACTGGCGGCTGGCGCCCTACGACATCGCCGGTTCGCGTGCCCACGCGCGCGTGCTGCACAAGGCGCACCTCCTCGACGACGACGAACTGACCCGGATGCTCGCCGGCCTCGACCGGCTGGAGGCCGCCGTCGCGGACGGCTCCTTCGTCGGCACCGTCGCCGACGAGGACGTCCACACCGCCCTGGAACGCGGACTCCTGGAGCAGCTCGGCCCCGACCTCGGCGGCAAGCTGCGCGCCGGCCGCTCGCGCAACGACCAGGTGGCCACGCTCTTCCGGATGTACCTGCGCGACCACGCCCGGATCATCGGCGGTCTGATCGCCGAACTCCAGGACGCGCTCGTCGGTCTCGCGGAGGCGCACCCGGACGTCGCGATGCCCGGCCGTACGCATCTGCAGCACGCCCAGCCCGTGCTGTTCGCCCACCACGTACTGGCCCACGCACAGGCCCTCTCCCGGGACGCCGAGCGGCTGCGGCAGTGGGACGACCGGACCGCGGTGTCGCCGTACGGCTCCGGCGCGCTCGCCGGCAGCAGCCTCGGCCTCGACCCGGAGGCGGTCGCCGAGGACCTCGGCTTCGAGAACGGCAGCGTCGGCAACTCCATCGACGGCACGGCCTCGCGGGACTTCGCGGCCGAGTTCGCCTTCATCACGGCGATGATCGGCGTCAACCTCTCGCGGATCGCGGAGGAGGTCATCATCTGGAACACGAAGGAGTTCTCCTTCGTCACCCTGCACGACGCGTTCTCCACCGGCTCGTCGATCATGCCGCAGAAGAAGAACCCCGACATCGCGGAGCTGGCGCGGGGCAAGAGCGGCCGCCTGATCGGCAACCTCACCGGTCTGATGGCGACCCTCAAGGCGCTTCCGCTCGCCTACAACCGTGACCTCCAGGAGGACAAGGAGCCGGTCTTCGACTCCTGCGACCAGCTGGAGGTCCTGCTGCCGGCCTTCACCGGGATGATGGCCACGCTGACGGTCCACCGCGAGCGGATGGAGGAGCTGGCCCCGGCCGGGTTCTCGCTCGCCACCGACATCGCGGAATGGCTCGTGAAGCAGGGGGTGCCGTTCCGGGTCGCGCACGAGGTCGCCGGCGAGTGTGTGAAGGCCGCCGAGGCGGACGGTGTCGAGCTGGACGGGCTCACCGACGAGCAGTTCGCGAAGATCTCCGCGCATCTGACGCCGGAGGTGCGGTCGGTCCTGAACGTCCCGGGCGCGCTGGCGTCCCGCTCCGCGCGCGGCGGCACGGCCCCGAGCGCGGTCGCCGTCCAACTCACCGAGGTGAAGTCGGACGTGGCGTCGCAGAGGGCTTGGGCGACGGCGAAGTCGAAGGGGTGA
- a CDS encoding pyridoxamine 5'-phosphate oxidase family protein produces MGKTYERIDGRLRTFIEAQPLFFTATAPLSGDGTVNLSPKGLTGSFAVLDELTVAYLDFAGSHAETIAHLRENGRITLMWCAFQGPPNIVRVHGRGEPVFRDDPRFEDLLAHFPDIVPDPHGLRAIIVVTAEIIRDSCGYAVPYMSYDEDRDLHARRFAREDDVSLNAYFEKKEHIGTSMDGLPGLPLPLPARTV; encoded by the coding sequence ATGGGAAAGACCTACGAACGCATCGACGGCCGCCTGCGTACGTTCATCGAGGCGCAGCCCCTCTTCTTCACCGCCACCGCGCCCCTGTCCGGCGACGGCACGGTCAACCTCTCCCCCAAAGGACTGACCGGTTCGTTCGCGGTCCTCGACGAGCTCACCGTCGCCTATCTGGACTTCGCCGGCAGCCACGCCGAGACCATCGCGCATCTGCGGGAGAACGGCCGGATCACCCTGATGTGGTGCGCCTTCCAGGGCCCGCCGAACATCGTCCGGGTGCACGGCCGGGGCGAACCGGTCTTCCGTGACGACCCCCGCTTCGAGGACCTCCTCGCACACTTCCCGGACATCGTCCCCGACCCGCACGGCCTACGGGCGATCATCGTGGTGACGGCCGAGATCATCCGGGACAGCTGCGGTTACGCCGTGCCCTACATGTCGTACGACGAGGACCGTGACCTGCACGCCAGGCGCTTCGCGCGCGAGGACGACGTCTCACTGAACGCGTACTTCGAGAAGAAGGAGCACATCGGGACCAGCATGGACGGCCTGCCCGGGCTGCCGCTGCCCCTGCCGGCCCGTACCGTCTGA
- a CDS encoding FAD:protein FMN transferase, translating to MGTVFSFDIRGGEPEAVQAALAAAVAELHVVDEVFSTYRQDSQISRLAQGLLTVDECDPEVAEVLELCAEAERLSDGWFSPTYAGSVDPTGIVKGWSVERAALRLVEAGASGVSVNGGGDVQMYGVPGPHRPWRVGVADPLRPGGLAAVVSAAGVDRLAVATSGSAERGTHIVDPRTGRSAVTDLVAVTVVGPRITWADAWATAAFAMGSREGLAWLESLPDVEALLITAGDEVRCTGGLADRLG from the coding sequence ATGGGGACGGTCTTCTCCTTCGACATCCGAGGGGGCGAACCCGAGGCCGTACAGGCCGCTTTGGCTGCGGCGGTCGCCGAACTCCACGTGGTGGACGAGGTGTTCAGCACCTACCGGCAGGACAGCCAGATCTCCCGGCTGGCGCAGGGGCTGCTGACCGTGGACGAGTGCGATCCGGAGGTCGCCGAGGTCCTCGAACTGTGCGCGGAGGCCGAGCGGTTGAGCGACGGCTGGTTCAGTCCGACGTACGCGGGGTCCGTCGACCCGACCGGCATCGTGAAGGGCTGGTCCGTCGAACGGGCGGCTCTGCGGCTGGTGGAGGCCGGGGCGAGCGGGGTGAGCGTCAACGGCGGGGGTGACGTGCAGATGTACGGCGTGCCGGGGCCGCACCGGCCCTGGCGGGTGGGGGTGGCCGACCCGTTGCGGCCGGGCGGGCTGGCCGCGGTGGTGTCCGCGGCGGGGGTGGACCGGCTGGCCGTGGCGACGTCCGGCTCCGCGGAGCGGGGTACGCACATCGTGGATCCGCGCACGGGGCGCTCCGCGGTGACCGATCTGGTGGCGGTGACCGTGGTCGGGCCGCGGATCACGTGGGCGGACGCGTGGGCGACGGCGGCGTTCGCGATGGGGTCGCGGGAGGGGCTGGCGTGGCTGGAGTCCTTGCCGGATGTCGAGGCGCTGCTGATCACTGCGGGGGATGAGGTCCGCTGTACGGGGGGTCTGGCCGACCGGCTGGGCTGA